AATTTGATTCAATAAACGTTAACCTAAATAATCTCATTATGGCAAATACTTACACCCAACTCTACGTGCAACTTATCTTCGCTGTACAAGGCAGATTAAATCTTATTCATGAAAATATCCGCGACGAATTGGAAAAATACATGTGTGGAATTGTAAAAAATAATAAATCCAAGGCTCTCGCTTTATTTTGTAACCCGGATCACGTTCATTTCCTTATCGGATTACATCCGACAATGTCTGTATCCGACATGGTAAGAGAAATCAAATCCAACTCTACATCTTTTATAAATGATAAAAAATGGATTATGGGAAAATTTTGCTGGCAGGATGGCTTCAGTGCCTTTACATATTCCAAATCGCAAATAGATGCAGTATCAAAATATATTCTCGATCAGCCTCAACATCATAAGAAAAAAACATTCAGAGAAGAATATCTTGATTTATTAAAAAAATGGGAAATGCAATACGATGATCGATATGTTTTTGATTTCTATGATTAATTGAATGACTCCTCAACCTAACCATTTTGTAATCCGCGTGTACGGGTTGGTGCTAAACAAAACGGCACAAATTTTGTTAAGTGATGAATATTTGTTTAACCAACGAATGACAAAATTTCCCGGGGGAGGGTTGGAATTCGGAGAAGGACCTGAAGATTGCATCCGTCGGGAAGCTATAGAAGAATTCGGACAGGAAATAGAAATCATTCAGCATTTTTATACAACAGGCTTTTATCAGCCTGCATTGTTCTTTGAAAATCACCAGTTGCTCAGCATCTATTATATCATTAAATTCAGGGAAAAACCTTTGTTCCGAATCTCTGAAAAACATTTCGATTTCAATGAAATAAACGGTAGTCAGTCTTTCCGCTGGGCATCACTGGACGAATTAACTGAAGAGGATCTTACATTCCCCGTCGATCGTTATGTGCTTAACTTACTGAAAGAAAATCATAGGGAAAACATAAGTCGTTGGGGTCATATTTAAGAATCTTTAAAATTTCACTTTTGCGTTTTCAAACAATATTTATTTATATTTACGAAAAGTCAGGATCCAATTTTACATTAACCTTTAAATTGAAACTAATGAGCTTAGCTTATAAAAAATTCGCAGCATTGTTCGTTCTGGTAGCAGGCCTGTGTATGGGCACTTTTGCACAGGATAAAACGGAGGCAATAAACTTATTTAACCAGGGCGTTGAGCAAATGAAAGCCAATGATCCCAATGCAGTGAACACATTCGAAAAAGTGGTCGCTATATGTGATCAGATTGGTGATTCGGCACAGGATGTAAAATCCAAAGCTATTACCGTTATCCCTGACCTCTATTATAAAAAGGCTTATAACCTTCTGATGACGGACAAAAAAGTGAATGAATCGCTTCAAGCTTCCAAAACCACTCTTGCAATGGCCGATAAATACCAGGATCCGAATGTAAAGGAAAGCACTCAGAAGCTGATGATACAGGCTTATACTTCAATGGCCGCCAATTACGGTCAAACTAAGGAATATGATAAGGCAGTTCTGGCATGCGACAGTATCCTGGCTATCAATCCTGATCACACCCCGACACTTTATAACAAGGCATTAATGCTCAGAGGCCTTGATAAAGGACCTGAATTTGAGCAGACAATCGACCTGTATCTTTCCAAAATTCAGGGTGATGCTGCAAAGACTGAACAGGCTAACAAAGTGGCCCGTGATTATTTCAGGGTTGCCGGTGGAAAAGCCAATAAGGACAATAAGCTGAATGACGCTGTTACTCTTTTGACCAAAGCATCCAAATACGGTGAAGACAATAATCTCTATTACCAGTTTGCCAGCGTTTATAATAAACAGAAAAAGTTTGAACTCGCTGCAACCAACGCACAGAAAGGTCTTGATATGGATGCCGCTGCCACCCCAGAGAATAAGGCAAAATACTATTATGAGCTCGGTACTGCCCAGGCCGGATTAGGCAAAACAAGCGATGCATGCCAGTCGCTTACCAATGCCATGTATGGTCCGTTCCTTAACGCTGCCAAAGGCCAGAAAACGAATCTGAAATGCCCGCAGTAATCATCAATTGATATTTACATGCGAAAGCGTGAAGGTCTCCTTCACGCTTTCGTTTTTTATTTATTTTTGCGTACCTAATAAAACATGGAAATCATCGGACTAATACCGGCAGGAGGACTCGCGAAGAGAATGGGCAGAATCCCCTGCAGCAAGGAGATCTTTCCGTTTGTCAGTTCGAACGGAGAGGTCACTGTGGCTTCCTTGAATCTGATCCGTTATTTTAAAAATGCAGGAATAACTTCATTATATTATATCCTTGGAAAAGGCAAATGGGACATACCTGAATATTTCGGGTCGGGTTCAACCGATGGTGTTGACCTGGGTTATCTTATTGCATCTCTGCCCTTCGGAACCCCCTTTACACTTGACCAGGCTTATCCATTTGTAAAAAACTCTGCTGTTGCACTGGGTTTCCCCGATATTCTTATTGAGCCGGAAGATGCCTTCAGCGTGATGAAAAATCGCTTCTCTGCTGAAGAAACAGATATCCTGCTTGGCGTCGTCCCTTCAGCGGAATACCTCAAATCGGACATGCTTGAATTTGATGAGAATAATAAGATAAAAGCTCTTATAATCAAACAAAAAAGGCCTGATCTCAAATTCAGCTGGTTCGGCGCTATCTGGAGCCCCATTTTCACAGAGTTTCTTCATCAATTTCTTGCCGGTTTTCTTAAAAGGAATCCTTCCGGGAAATTTGATCCGGGAGCCGGTACGGAGAGAGAATTATTCATCGGCGATGTAATACAGGCTGCCATCGATAACCACCTCAGGATTGATTATCATATGTTCGGTGACGGAAGATACACTGACATCGGAACTCCTGAAGCAATACGCGACTATATCCTATGAAAGCAGTGATTCTTGCGGGTGGTAAAGGAACCAGGTTGGGTGAGTTCACCCGTGAAATTCCAAAGCCTATGATACCCATAGGTAATAAACCGCTTCTTCATCACCAGGTTGATTTGCTTGTTCAGAATGGCATTACCGATATTATCATTCTTGTCAATTACCTTAAAGACCCCATCATGAGCTATTTCAGCGATGGTTCTTCTTTCGGCGCCCGGATTACTTATTACGAAGAAAAGGAACCTCTTGGAACTACAGGAGGCATCAGGGAAATAGAGCACTTATTGACAGAAGACTACCTTGTCCTCTACGGAGATGTGATGGTGAACATGGACATCACAAGGTTGATAAACTTTCATAGTCAGCGCAAAAGTGAATGCACGCTGGTTCTTCATCCAAATGATCACCCGTTCGACAGCGACCTTGTCGAGACGGATCCAACTGACCGGGTAATCGCCTTTCATCCTAAACCCCATAATAAGGGTGAATGGTATCATAATCTTGTAAATGCAGGTGTTTATGTATTTTCACCTGCTATCCATTCTTATATCGAAAAGGGAAAGAAAGCTGATTTCGGGAAAGATATTTTTCCTTCGGCCTTTGGCAATTTAGCCATGTTCGGTTACCACACAACCGAATACCTTAAGGATATGGGCACCCCGGACCGACTTCAGAAGGTAAACAAAGACCTTGAATCGGGGAAAATTGAGAGAAGCAGCTACAGGCATTTGCAGCCTGCTGTCTTTCTCGACAGGGACGGTGTTATCAATACCGAGCGAAGTTATATTAGCAAGCCTGAAGAGCTTGAAATATATGATTTCACTGCACCGGCGATCCGCAAGATAAACCAGGCAGGATATGTTTCTGTTGTGGTTACCAACCAAAGCGCTATCGCCCGTAACCTCTGCACCGAAGAGGATGTGCATACCATTCACAAAAAACTTGAGACCGTTCTTGGCGATCAGGGTGCCTGGCTTGATGCGATTTATTATTGCCCGCACCATCCCGATAAGGGATTCCCGGAGGAAAACCCGGTTTACAAAATCGAATGCGATTGCCGGAAACCTGCTACCGGCATGTTTAAGAAAGCCATTGAGAAATTTAGTATTGATCCCACGATTTCTTATATGATAGGTGATTCGGAACGGGATATCCAGGCCGGATTTAATGCAGGTTGTATTACAATTGGCGTCAGAACGGGGTATGGCATTCGCAAAACAAAGCTGATTCCCGATTACATGTTCAATGATCTTAAGGAAGCGGCTGATTTTATCACCGATGATCCTTTGGATCAGACCGCTGTAGAAATTCTTCAAAAGCTTGTACCCGTTAAAAAGCAGAGAAAATTAATTCTTGTGGGCGGAAACACTAGAAGTGGCAAAAGCACGCTGGCTTCCTATCTTCGGTTGCTTTTTAAAAGGAAAGGATATAAATCACTGCAGGTTTCACTCGATAACTGGTTGCTTGCCGAAGAGAACAGGACTCCCGGAATGAATGTGTATGACCGGTTTCAGCTTAAAAAGATTGAAAGTGACATCCGGAACCTTCTGTCAGGAAATTCAGTATTACTTTCAACATACACAAACCATGTGGAAAGGAAGCATCTTGAAGTTATATATAACGCTTCAGACAGCGATTTTATAATCATTGAAGGTGTTGTAGCGCTTAGTTCTTCAGTGCTACGTGATGCAGCCGACCTTAAAATATTCATCAATATCCCTACGGATTTGTTCCTTAAAAGAATGGAACACTATTATTCCTGGCGCGGATTATCCGGCCAGGAGACCACAGCGCTCATCAAAAAAAGAGAAGTGGATGAATATCAATTAATAGAAAAAGAAAGTAAATTAGCTGATCTGATCATTAATTCACCCGGTACATGATAATTACCCGCACTCCATTTCGTGTAAGCTTTGTCGGCGGAGGATCCGACATGGAAGCATTTTATACACGCTGCCCGGGTGCCGTGCTGAGCACAAGCATCAATAAATACATGTATATTTCATCTCACCGGTTCTTTTTTCCCGGTCAGCTAAGGGTGAAATATTCTGAAACAGAAACAGTAAACACAATTGACGAGCTTAAACACCCGCTTTTGAAAGAGGCTATGCGTAAAGCAGGCGTTAAAAGCGGCATTGAAATAAGCTCTATTGCTGATATTCCGTCAGGAACGGGTATGGGTTCTTCCTCATCATTCACTGTGGGATTACTGCATTGCCTTTATGCAGTGAAACGGCAATATGTCACTCATGAACAGCTTGCCCGCGAAGCCTGCCAGATTGAAATTGAAATCCTGGGTGAGCCCATCGGAAAACAGGACCAGTATGCCGCTGCATTTGGAGGACTCAACATTATCCATTTTAATTCAGACGGGAATGTGGTTGTGGAGCCCCTCTATATTAAAAATGAAGTATACCGGAACCTGCAGCAGAACCTTGTCATGTTTTATGTAGGTAATCAGCGTAAGGCATCCGATATACTGTCGGAACAAAAGAAGAACGTTTCACAGGAGGATAAATTCAATATACTTAAATCGATGGTCGGTCTTGTGGGCGATCTGAGAAACAGTCTTTATTCCGGTGAACTGGAGAGTTTCGGAGAAATTCTTCATGAAAACTGGATTCTGAAACAGAAACTGGCTTCGCAAATCAGCAACAGCCAGATTGATGAAATTTATAAAGCCGGATTAAATGCCGGGGCAACGGGAGGAAAACTGCTCGGCGCCGGTGGCGGAGGTTTCATGCTATTCTATTGCGATGAAAGCAAACAACAAAAGCTTCTGGATGACTTGAAACCACTTGAAAAGTTCGATTTTGCATTTGATCGTGAAGGTTCTAAAGTAATTTATTTTGCGGATGAAGAATTCTGAATTTAATACCTATTTCGATAAGGTTTCAGATACGCTGGCCCGGATTGACACGGATTCCTTAATGAAACTGGTCGGTCTGCTGCTGAAATCAAGAGAAGAAGGCAGCCATGTCTATATTTTCGGAAATGGTGGAAGCGGGGCTACGGCATCCCATGTGACCGGCGACTTTCTGAAAGGAATTTCATACGGCCTTGACAAGCGATTCAAAGTACAATGCCTTAACGACAATATTTCAGGAATGATGGCTATTTCAAATGACCTCAGTTATGAGGAAATTTTTATTGAACAGCTCAGGGCATTTCTGAAAAAGGATGATGTTGTCATCGGTATTTCAGGCAGCGGAAATTCAGCCAATGTGGTTAAGGCCATGGAGTATGCCCGTTCACAGGGAGCAGTTACAGTGGCATTCTGCGGATACAAAGGCGGAAAGATAAAAGACATTGCCGATATTGTAATTCATGCACCTGTACAAGACATGGAAGTCACCGAGGATGTTCATATCATTATCTTTCATGCCATCAAACAGGTAATGATGAAAGAACTGAAAGGCGACAATTTTTCGATGGGAAGCACCTATGACGCCAGAGTTCAGTAGGCTGGATGCCGGATGCTGGATACTGGAAACTGGATGCCTGCGGTCCCATCCGTCTCATAGGTCTCATAGGTCCCATAAATGAACACTGAACATCGAACACCGATTTAAGATTTTAGAAGATTAACAAAAACATCGAACAAGGAACACCGTTTTAAGATTTAAGAAGTTCTTACTAACAGACTAACACACTAACAGACTATAAAATGTTCTTTTCAGTTGTTGTCCCTACGTATTGCAGGCCTGATGAAGTCACTGAACTTTTAGCAAGCCTTGAAAAGCAGGAACTGAAAGATTTTGAGATTATCCTTGCCGATGGCAGTCCCGACAATTCTGTCGCCCTTGTGTCAGAACCCTTTAAAAACAGGGTGTCATTAAAGCATCTTCATAAACCGAAGCTTGGCATCAGCGAATCACGGAACTGGGGTGTAGAAAACGCATCCGGTGAAATGATCGTATTTTTCGATTCGGATTGCGTAATTCCTCCGCAGTATTTCGGTACGGTAAAGCAATATCTTTCGGCCGATCCCCTTGATGCCTACGGTGGTCCCGACAGGGCCGACGAGTCATTCAGCAGTCAGCAAAAGGCGATTAGCTATGCCATGACTTCCTTTTTTACAACAGGTGGAATCAGGGGAAGAAAAAGGCATGCCGGCCATTATCAGCCCAGGAGCTTCAATATGGGCATCCGCAGGTCGGTTTTTAATGCACTTGGCGGTTTCAGCGGGTTAAAAGTTTCGGAAGATATTGACCTGAGTATGCGTCTGAAGAAAGGCGGTTACAGGTCGGGCCTGATAGAAGACGCCTATGTGTATCATAAAAGACGTTCCACTTTCTACAAATTCTTCAGGCAGGTCATGTCATTCGGAAGTGGCCGCATTGACCTTCAGCTCAGGCATGGTGATGCACTGAAACCTGTTCATACCCTTCCTGCTTTGTTTGTTATTTATGTTGTGGCAGGATTGCTTGCCGGGCTTATATTTAAGCCGCTTCTTGTTCTTTGGGCTTCATCACTGCTGGTTTATATACTGGCTGTGTTTATGGATTCAACCATTCAGAACAGGAGTATTAAAATCGGGTTCCTCAGTATATATGCCACCTTTGTGATGCTTTTCGGATATGGTTTTGGAATGATCAGGGCTGCATTTGCCCGTTTTATCCTGGGGAGTAAAATAGAAAGCGAAAAGCCGGAGATTACGAAGGAAGCGTAGAACAGCGTCCGTCATCGGGTGTAGGAACACCTTATTAAGGATCACCCAATGATATGACAACCATGGGCTTTCACGAATAGCTACGAAGTAGCGAGATCTGAATAACCGCGGGTGAAACCCGTGGATTATGATGCCAGCAGACAAGAACCCTGAAAGGGTTCAATTTCAATTATGCATTATTCAACTCTTTCAGAGTTGTGTTCGTGATCGTAGCACCGGACCACGGGTTTCACCCGCGGTTATTCAAATTGAACCCTTTCAGGGTTATTCATTAGCATACAACGAATTACGAAAAGTCGTCATTAGTAGGAGCCGGTGAGATCCATGATTATAGTAATTAACTGATGCGACGAAGCAATCTTCCCGAACAGGAAGGGCGCTGCAAAGTGATAAATCAGTTTCAGACTCTCTTGGCCAGGGTCCGCCTGTGCCAGCAGATTGCTTCGTCGCAATTACATTTCTGTTATAATCATTGATAATCTGGCTCCTCGCAATGACGGGGCTTTGTCAGATCTCCTTCTCAATATAATACTCATTCCTGCTTGAAGAGGAGCGGGAAACAAGTTCGCCAAGGAATCCTGCCGTGAACAGCTGCATTCCGATGATCATTGAAGTGAGGGCTATATAAAAATAGGGACTTTGGGTAACCAGTTTTGCCCTGATGTGATGGGCAACGGATAGGAGCTTTTCAATACCCAGGTAGCTGGCCATCACGAGACCGATAAAAAACATGAGAGAGCCCAGGAGACCGAAAAAATGCATGGGCCTGCGGCCAAACCTTGATATAAAGCTTATTGAAAGTAGATCGAGGTAGCCGTTGATGAACCGCTCCAGTCCGAACTTGGTCTTACCAAACTGCCTTTTCCGGTGTTGCACGACTTTTTCACCGATCTTCTTAAATCCGGCCTTTTTGGCGATGATGGGAATATACCGGTGCATCTCGCCGTAAACCTCAATAGCTTTCACCACTTCATTCCGGTATGCCTTTAACCCGCAGTTGAAATCATGCAGCTTAATGCCGCTGAAAACCCGTGCTGACCAGTTATAGAGTTTACTCGGAATATTTTTCGTGAATGTATTGTCGTATCTTTTTTTCTTCCAGCCAGACACCAGGTCAAACCGGTCGTTCATAATCATGGAATAGAGGCCGGGAATTTCATCCGGACTATCCTGGAGGTCAGCATCCATTGTAATAACCACATGTCCTGCCGCAACGCGGAAAGCACAATGCAGCGCAGCCGATTTCCCGTAATTTCTGCGAAATTTAATGCCCCTTATGGTTTTATATTCGCTTGCCAGTTTTTCAATGATATTCCATGAACCATCGTCGCTGCCGTCATCCACCATAATTACCTCGTATGAATAGTTGTTGTCAACCATTACGCGGTTAATCCATTCCACAAGTATAGGCAGCGATTCGGCTTCATTATACAATGGAACAACTACTGAAATGTCAGGATTCATGGGCATAATTTTAAATTATCTGGAGACGGGATTCTGATTTTTCTTTGTGAATGAGGCAACAATAAGCGAAAGTATGGTTCCGAAGATGAATGTTGAATAAATGTTGCTGAAAAAATTAGGTAACGGACTAGAATTTGACTGGGATTTTTCAATCATATCCATCAATTCATCAATATTTTTCTGGGGAGTACCAGCCAGGTTCATCCAGGTAAAAAACGAGCTTTTGAACGCCTCAACCATTTTATTTGCATAACCCGGATCAATATATAAATTAAAAACCAGATCATAAAAACCGGATAAAACGGTTTCAAAAATAAGTATAAGAAGTCCGACATATAAAGCCTGGAAGAAAGTGATGGAACCGCCAAGGATTTTATCCCGGTAATTTTTCATTCCGGTTGAAACAAAAACAATAACAACTGCAAATTTAAGAAGCGCCAGCAATACCATCCTTGAAACTGAGGCCGTAGGCATATAGCCAAACAGATACATGAGCAGGGATGAAACAATGGAAAGACCTCCGAGGATCGCACCATAGGTCATTGTAAACTGCAGCATCGAAGGTTTTTTATCCATGTAATTACGCTTGTATTTTAAAGGCCCGACAAAAATAGAAATTTTAAACGTATGCTCAGGCTTTGTAAATTTATAAAAAGTTCATAGTTTTGCACCCGCCGGGTAAGTCTCATACGGCCAGCTCCTGCTGAACTCCCCCAGGTTCGGAAGGAAGCAAGGGTAGGCGGTTGTAGCGGCGCGATATGATAAGCTTACCCGGTTTTTGTTTTTAGTCTGCTTGACTGTTAGTCTTTTAGTCTGTTAGGCAAAAGACCAACCACAGAACTTTTTTCCGAGACTAACAGACTAACAGACTACAGACTAACAGACTACTTCAAAGCCTTAATCACCTCATCCGGAGCCTGCACCAGCTCAACCAAAACACCTTCGCTGCATAACGGGAATTGCTCGTTGCCCTTGGGATGGATAAAGCAAACATCATATCCGGCCGCGCCTTTGCGAATTCCACCTGGAGTGAAACGTACACCCTGAGCCGTAAGCCATTCCACAGCTTTTGCCAGGTCATCAATCCACAATCCTATATGATTTAATTTGGGTTCATGAACCTTAGGTGATTTTTCAGGATCAATAGGTTGCATTATATCAACCTCCACTGCAAATGGTCCTTTTCCTATTCTGAGTATATCCTCGTCAACGTTTTCGCGCTCACTTTTAAAGGTGTTGACTTTTTCAAGTCCCATAATATTCACCCAAAAATTTTCGAGTCTTGTTTTCGACTCATTTCCAATGGCAATCTGTTGAATTCCTAATACTTTAAAAGGTCTCATAGTGTGTAAGTTTTTTAAGAGCACGAAAATAAGTAATAAATGAGTTAATTTTCCGCATTATTTTCCTGAAAATACATGAAGAAACTTATTACCTTCCTTTTAAGACGTATTCCGCGTCCGTGGCTCATCCGGTTCAGTCTTGTATTTATGCGGTTTGCCGCAGTTTTCTACCGTGGGAACAAAGTGGAATGCCCCGTTTGCGAAGGTCGTTTCAGTAAGTTCCTGCCTTATGGCTATGTTAAAGCCAGGGAAAATGTATTGTGCCCGCAGTGCCTGTCGCTCGAAAGGCACCGGTTATTGTGGCTATACCTTAAAAACAGGACCCGTTTTTTTTCAGATCCGCTGAGTGTACTGCATGTAGCGCCGGAGCAATGCTTTTACAAGCGTTTCAGGAAACTAAAAAATCTCAACTATATTACAGCTGACCTGGAATCACCCATTGCCAATGTGAAAATGGATATCCAACAGATCCCTTTTCCTGATGATCAATTTGATGTGGTCATCTGTAATCATGTGCTGGAGCATGTTCCTGACGACACCAAAGCGATTGGTGAAATATTCAGGGTTCTGAAACGGGGAGGATTCGCCATTATGCAGGTTCCCACTGCCTATGATATGGAGAAGACGATTGAAGATCCGTCAATCACCGATCCGGCTGAACGCCAGCGTTTGTTTCATCAGCATGATCATTTCAGGCTGTATGGAAAAGATTACCTGCAACGTGTGATGGCAGCGGGTTTTGTTACCGGTGAACAAAACTACCTGCTTACCATTCCTGAGGAACAACGGCAGAAATTCAGGTTGCCTGAAATGGAATATATGTATGGATATTATAAACCATAAAATTTAACGATTTATAAAACAAATAGTTGACATAAAATTGAATGAAAAAATTTGAATTTTTGTAGTTTTTTTTCGCATAATGCAGAATTGAAATAATTATTTATTTATATTTGCCCAGTAATTAAAAACATGAGAAATATCATTATTATCGTGAACGTCCTTATCCTCGTGGTCCTTCAGAAACCGAGGTGAGAATGGTTTACGATAATCTGAGATAAAACAGAGCCATTCTTACCGGAAAGAATGGCTTTTTTAATTTAAAAAAAGTATTAAATAAAAGATATTCAACGATATGAAGATCCCACTGAGAAGTTCAGCCACAACTGAAGGCCGCAGAATGGCCGGTGCCAGAAGCTTATGGCGCGCTACCGGAATGAGAGAAGACCAAATGGGAAAGCCCATTATTGCTGTGGTAAATTCGTTTACTCAATTTGTGCCGGGACATACCCATCTTCACCAGATAGGCCAGGAAGTAAAAGCCTGGATCGAAAAGGAAGGATGTTATGCTGCTGAATTCAATACAATTGCCATTGACGACGGGATTGCCATGGGCCACGACGGTATGCTGTATTCACTGCCTTCGCGCGACCTGATTGCCGACAGCGTTGAATACATGTGCAATGCCCATAAGGTTGACGGTATGATTTGTATCAGCAACTGTGACAAGATCACCCCGGGTATGCTTATGGCGGCCATGCGACTGAATATCCCCGCTGTTTTTGTTTCGGGTGGACCCATGGAAGCCGGAGTCGTCGGGAAAAAGAAGATGGACCTCATTGATGCCATGGTTATGGCAGCCGATGATAATGTATCGGAGGAAGAACTTTCCGTTGTTGAGCGTGAGGCCTGTCCCACCTGCGGTTCCTGTTCAGGAATGTTTACCGCCAATTCAATGAACTGCCTTAATGAGGCCATTGGCCTGGCCCTGGCTGGTAACGGCACTATAGTGGCGACCCATAAAAACAGGCTGGCCCTGTTTGAAAGAGCGGCCAAACAAATTGCCCTTATCACCAAAAAATATTACGGTGAAGGTGATGCCTCGGTATTGCCGAGGTCCGTTGGCACCCGTGCCGCTTTCATGAATGCCATGGCACTTGACATTGCCATGGGCGGATCGACAAACACCGTTCTTCACCTGCTGGCCATCGCCCGCGAAGCTGAGGTCGATTTCACCATGAAAGATATTGATGAACTCTCCCGCAAAATACCCGTTCTCTGCAAAGTTGCACCCAGTTCGCATTATCATGTTGAAGATGTAAACCGGGCAGGTGGTATTCTCGGTATTATGGGTGAACTTGACAGGGCCGGTCTTGTAGACACTTCAGTTAAAAGAGTGGATCTCCTTACTCTTAAGGAAGCCATAACGACCTTTGATATAACATTACCCACTGCAACAGCCGAGGCAAAAGAAATTTATGCCAGCGCACCTGCAGGCATCAAAAACCTTAAAATGGGCAGCCAGGGCGTTATGTACAAGCAACCTGACCTTGACAGGCAGAACGGATGTATACGTGATCTTGAACACTGTTATTTCAGAGATGGAGGACTTGCTGTACTTTATGGAAATATTGCGCGCGATGGCTGTGTGGTTAAAACCGCCGGGGTGGATGAATCCATCTTTAACTTCAGAGGTACCGCGAAAGTTTTTGAATCACAGGATGAAGCCTGTGACGGAATCCTCGATGGAAGGGTTAATGCCGGTGATGTGGTTGTTATCCGGTATGAAGGACCCAAAGGCGGACCCGGCATGCAGGAAATGCTCTATCCTACATCATACATCAAATCAAAAGGCCTTGGTAAAAGCTGTGCATTGCTTACCGACGGTAGGTTTTCCGGCGGTACATCAGGACTTTCAATAGGCCATGTTTCTCCTGAAGCTGCCTCAGGCGGTGAGATCGGGCTGTTACAGGACAATGATATAATTGAAATCAATATTCCGGGTAGGGCCGTTAATGTGGTGCTCCCGCAGGGGGAGCTTGAACGTCGCAAACAAAAAGAGGAAAGCAGGGGTAATAAGGCTTTTACTCCCGCTGACCGCAACAGAACCATTTCCAAAGCTCTACAGGCATATGCCAGTATGGTTATGTCGGCTGATAAAGGAGCAGTGAGGGAAATTAAAGGCTGTTGATCCCTTATATATTAAGTTAATTTATTTCAAAAATATCCGTCATGAAAGCAACGAAAGAAATAGAAACTCCTATAGATATTCCCAAAAAAGTAAGGGTTACTGGTGCCGAAGCCATTATGATGAGCCTTATCCATGAAGGCGTTGACACCATATTCGGTTACCCGGGCGGGGCTATTATGCCTGTTTACGATGCACTTATGAACTATACAGAACAGTTGCGTCATATTCTTACCCGCCACGAACAGGGTGCCATTCACGCCGCCCAGGGTTACGCAAGGGTTACCGGTAAAGTGGGCGTTTGCATGGCCACTTCGGGACCCGGTGCTACAAACCTTATCACAGGAATCGCTGACGCGCAGATTGATTCCACACC
This genomic window from Bacteroidales bacterium contains:
- a CDS encoding methyltransferase domain-containing protein, which translates into the protein MKKLITFLLRRIPRPWLIRFSLVFMRFAAVFYRGNKVECPVCEGRFSKFLPYGYVKARENVLCPQCLSLERHRLLWLYLKNRTRFFSDPLSVLHVAPEQCFYKRFRKLKNLNYITADLESPIANVKMDIQQIPFPDDQFDVVICNHVLEHVPDDTKAIGEIFRVLKRGGFAIMQVPTAYDMEKTIEDPSITDPAERQRLFHQHDHFRLYGKDYLQRVMAAGFVTGEQNYLLTIPEEQRQKFRLPEMEYMYGYYKP
- the ilvD gene encoding dihydroxy-acid dehydratase, whose translation is MKIPLRSSATTEGRRMAGARSLWRATGMREDQMGKPIIAVVNSFTQFVPGHTHLHQIGQEVKAWIEKEGCYAAEFNTIAIDDGIAMGHDGMLYSLPSRDLIADSVEYMCNAHKVDGMICISNCDKITPGMLMAAMRLNIPAVFVSGGPMEAGVVGKKKMDLIDAMVMAADDNVSEEELSVVEREACPTCGSCSGMFTANSMNCLNEAIGLALAGNGTIVATHKNRLALFERAAKQIALITKKYYGEGDASVLPRSVGTRAAFMNAMALDIAMGGSTNTVLHLLAIAREAEVDFTMKDIDELSRKIPVLCKVAPSSHYHVEDVNRAGGILGIMGELDRAGLVDTSVKRVDLLTLKEAITTFDITLPTATAEAKEIYASAPAGIKNLKMGSQGVMYKQPDLDRQNGCIRDLEHCYFRDGGLAVLYGNIARDGCVVKTAGVDESIFNFRGTAKVFESQDEACDGILDGRVNAGDVVVIRYEGPKGGPGMQEMLYPTSYIKSKGLGKSCALLTDGRFSGGTSGLSIGHVSPEAASGGEIGLLQDNDIIEINIPGRAVNVVLPQGELERRKQKEESRGNKAFTPADRNRTISKALQAYASMVMSADKGAVREIKGC
- a CDS encoding VOC family protein, with amino-acid sequence MRPFKVLGIQQIAIGNESKTRLENFWVNIMGLEKVNTFKSERENVDEDILRIGKGPFAVEVDIMQPIDPEKSPKVHEPKLNHIGLWIDDLAKAVEWLTAQGVRFTPGGIRKGAAGYDVCFIHPKGNEQFPLCSEGVLVELVQAPDEVIKALK